In the Qipengyuania gelatinilytica genome, TGTTTCGCAGCCACATCGGTATCGGCGAAGATGCGCTTCACCATCGCCTGCGCATCGTCGAAACTACCGTCGATGGCGATGTTGTGGACGTTGGGCGCGCGCACCGTGGTCATCTGGCGGCGCTGGACGTCGCTCACCCGGCCCTTGGGGTGGAGCATGAAGATTTCGACATTGTCGAGGCCTGCTACCGCATCGATCGCGGCGCTGCCCGTGTCTCCGCTGGTCGCACCGACAATGGTCAGGCTGCCCTCTTCGCGGCCGAGGAATTCCTCGAACAGCAGGCCGAGCATCTGCAGCGCCACGTCCTTGAAGGCGAGCGTGGGGCCGTGGAAGAGTTCGAGCACCCAGTGTTGCTCGTCCAGTTGCACCAGCGGAGTAACCGCCTTGTGGGCGAAGCGGCCATAGGCCTTGGCCGTCAGTTCGCGCAGGCGCTCACCCGTCAGGCAATCACCGACGAAGGGCTCCATCACCCGTGCGGCCAGTTCGGCATAGGGAAGCCCGCGCATGGCCGCGATCTCTTGCTGCGAGAACTGCGGCCAGCTTTCGGGCACGTATAGGCCGCCATCGCTGGCGAGACCCGCCAACGTGACTCCTGCAAAATCGAGGCTCGGGGCCTCACCGCGTGTCGAGACGTATTTCATGTCGCGCATGCGGTTAGCCGCGCTGGCTCATACGGGCAAGCAAGCGGGTGTTTAGTCGTCCCTAGCCTTGGTGGCAGAACGGCGGCGCAGCGCGAGGATGTAGATGACGAGCGCGGTGAGCGCGAAGAAGAACCACTGTCCGGCATAGGCAAGGTGGTTGTTGGGCAGGTCGCGCGGATCCGGCGTGGCGAGCGGCTCCAGCCCTGCCAGCGGCTCTGCGGCGACTACTCGGCCGCCGGGCGCGATGGTGCCACGTACTTCACCGCCGCTCCATTGGACCGGCGCGGGATTGCGCGAGAAGCCGAGGTCCACCTTCACGGGGGTGCCGTCCGCCAATTCGCAGAGCACGCGCTGCGCCACGCCCTTTTCGCCGCGCGCACTGGTCCCGGCAGTCGTCGTCCCGCCCGATGCGCTGGCGCAAAGGATCGTCGTGCGGCGATACATGGCTGCCTCGATCCCTGCCTGATCGCGGGGGTATTCGACCTCGGATGACATCTTCAACGACTGCTCTGCCTGTGCGATCAGGGCTTCCTTCTCGCCCATCCGGCCAAGCTGCCAGAAACCTAGCGCGATCATGACCGCGATGGCGGCGGCCACGATGATCGTCGGGATGATGGGAATGTTGCGGGTCATCTTGGGTTTCGTCCGATCGAAAAGCGAAAGGGGCAGTCGCGGACTTGCCGGACTGCCCCTTTTCATGTGTCCGGCAAGCCGGAACGTATCAGTGGAACTCTGCGCCCCAGCCGCCCCAGACATAGACGACGGCGAAGAGGAACAGCCACACCACGTCGACGAAGTGCCAGTACCACGCAGCGGCTTCGAAGCCGAAGTGCTGGCGCGGCGTGAAGTGGCCCGCATAGGCGCGTACCAGGCAGACGATCAGGAAGATCGTGCCGACGAGCACGTGGAAGCCGTGAAAGCCGGTCGCCATGTAGAAGGCCGAGCTATAGGTGTTGCCGCCGAATGCGAAGGGGGCAACGCCGTATTCGTAAGCCTGGATCGCGGTGAAGACCGCGCCGAGCAGGACCGTTGCCCACAGGCCCTTCTTCAGGCCGTCGCGGTCACCGTGGATCAGCGAATGATGCGCCCAGGTCACCGTGGTACCCGAGCAAAGCAGGATCAGGGTGTTGAGCAAGGGCAGGCTGAACGGATTGATGACATATTCGATAGCCACGGGCGGGAACTCGCCGCCGATGACTTCGGAAATCTCGCTGGGGAACAGCGCGAAATCGAACCAGCTCCAGAACCAGCCGACGAAGAACATCACTTCCGAAGCGATGAACAGGATCATGCCGTAACGCATGTGCAACTGCACGATCGGCGTGTGATCGCCGCGCTGCGCTTCCTTCACGATGTTCGAGAACCAGGAGAAGAAAGTGGCGATGAGACCTGCGATACCGAGGCCCAGCACGAGATGGGCACTGCCCATATCATGCATGAACAGAACCATGCCGCTGGTGAAGGTCAGCGCCGAGATCGAGCCGATCAGCGGCCAGATATCGGGTTCGAGGATGTGATATTCGTGATTGACGTTACCAGCCATAGTACCTGTGTCCTGGGTTTCGCTATGCGGGTGCCCTTAATGCGCAAGAACGCGCGGGTCTAGGGGGCAGCCGAGGTTATTCTTGCGTTCGTGGTCTAATCGATCGCTTCGTGGAAGGTATAGGACAGGGTGATCTGCTCCACGCCTTCCATGTTGGGGTCGTCCAGAGCCTTGGGGTCCACATAGTAAAGTACGGGCATGCGCACTTCCTGCCCCGGCTGCAGCGTCTGCTCGGTAAAGCAGAAGCACTGGATCTTGTTGAAATAGGCGCCTGCCTGCTCGGGCTCGACATTGAAGGTCGCAGTGCCGGTCACCGGACGGTCCGAATTGTTCTTCGCGAGATAGATCGCCAGGTCGCGTTGGCCGATGGTGACGGTATCGGTCACCTGTCCGGGCTTGAAGGTCCAGCCAAGGCCCGGCGCGGTCGTGGCATCGAAGCGGATCGAGATCTGCTGGCCGCCCGCCGCCTGCCCAATCCGCTCGGCAATGGCCGCTTCGCTTTCGG is a window encoding:
- a CDS encoding cytochrome c oxidase assembly protein, giving the protein MTTATLQNRKNRTAMLALLAAAGMLGLGYAAVPLYQLFCQVTGFGGTTQRATESEAAIAERIGQAAGGQQISIRFDATTAPGLGWTFKPGQVTDTVTIGQRDLAIYLAKNNSDRPVTGTATFNVEPEQAGAYFNKIQCFCFTEQTLQPGQEVRMPVLYYVDPKALDDPNMEGVEQITLSYTFHEAID
- a CDS encoding cytochrome c oxidase subunit 3; its protein translation is MAGNVNHEYHILEPDIWPLIGSISALTFTSGMVLFMHDMGSAHLVLGLGIAGLIATFFSWFSNIVKEAQRGDHTPIVQLHMRYGMILFIASEVMFFVGWFWSWFDFALFPSEISEVIGGEFPPVAIEYVINPFSLPLLNTLILLCSGTTVTWAHHSLIHGDRDGLKKGLWATVLLGAVFTAIQAYEYGVAPFAFGGNTYSSAFYMATGFHGFHVLVGTIFLIVCLVRAYAGHFTPRQHFGFEAAAWYWHFVDVVWLFLFAVVYVWGGWGAEFH
- a CDS encoding SURF1 family cytochrome oxidase biogenesis protein, which codes for MTRNIPIIPTIIVAAAIAVMIALGFWQLGRMGEKEALIAQAEQSLKMSSEVEYPRDQAGIEAAMYRRTTILCASASGGTTTAGTSARGEKGVAQRVLCELADGTPVKVDLGFSRNPAPVQWSGGEVRGTIAPGGRVVAAEPLAGLEPLATPDPRDLPNNHLAYAGQWFFFALTALVIYILALRRRSATKARDD